One genomic region from Actinocatenispora thailandica encodes:
- a CDS encoding SagB/ThcOx family dehydrogenase — translation MRERFRLRRDVTLAGDDAEYLGLRLGDYEIALAGCDLASRALLLRLANGWVDAESLHRLPGGAGSQPLRARALLLRLLALSLLDRRAELPGRPLLEVLPHAARVGAERRSGQPSVPASCRLSRFVVLRPDAAGLVARSPLSATAIRCLDPQLVRLLCAAATGEHTPAELAEQLDVDTDSARSIVAELAAARILVSAGVHTTEHHAQPYLFWSVEELQLHDRSRPGRHALPLGGTRRFEGRVAPAPLASHRPCIRTVELTPPDPGAVTGGDATLSDLLAARRSIREHDPAHPISLAQLGEFLYRVQRTRSAGVRYGQELGARPYPSGGGICELEVYPAVWRCDGLAPGLYHYDGLAHRLELLGDEAGRLSAILDYARASLGAGELPQVLLVVTARVARLLWRYEGMGYAMTLKHAGVLTELMYLVATAMRLAPCAVGGGDSVAFAQLSGLDPIEEPSIAEFALGSVGAR, via the coding sequence ATGCGTGAGCGATTCCGGCTGCGTCGCGACGTGACGCTCGCCGGCGACGATGCCGAGTACCTCGGCCTTCGGCTGGGCGACTACGAGATCGCGCTGGCCGGCTGCGACCTGGCCAGCCGCGCGTTGCTGCTGCGGCTGGCCAACGGCTGGGTCGATGCCGAGTCCCTGCACCGGCTGCCCGGCGGGGCCGGCAGCCAGCCGCTGCGGGCGCGGGCACTGCTGCTGCGGCTGCTCGCGCTGTCGCTGCTGGACCGCCGGGCCGAGCTGCCCGGTCGGCCGCTGCTGGAGGTGCTGCCGCACGCGGCGCGGGTCGGTGCCGAGCGGCGATCGGGCCAGCCGTCCGTGCCGGCCAGCTGCCGGCTGTCCCGGTTCGTGGTGCTGCGGCCGGACGCGGCGGGGCTGGTGGCGCGTTCGCCGTTGAGCGCCACCGCGATCCGCTGCCTGGACCCGCAGCTGGTACGGCTGCTGTGCGCCGCCGCGACCGGCGAGCACACCCCGGCCGAACTCGCCGAGCAGCTGGACGTGGACACCGACTCGGCGCGCTCGATCGTCGCGGAGCTTGCGGCGGCGAGGATCCTCGTCTCGGCGGGGGTGCACACGACCGAGCACCACGCGCAGCCCTACCTGTTCTGGTCGGTCGAGGAGCTGCAGCTGCACGACCGGTCCCGGCCCGGCCGGCACGCGTTGCCGCTGGGCGGAACCCGCCGGTTCGAGGGGCGGGTGGCGCCGGCACCGCTGGCGAGCCACCGACCCTGCATCCGTACCGTCGAGCTGACCCCGCCGGATCCCGGAGCGGTGACCGGCGGCGACGCGACCCTGTCCGACCTGCTGGCAGCGCGGCGCAGCATCCGGGAGCACGACCCGGCACATCCGATCAGCCTGGCCCAGCTCGGCGAGTTCCTCTACCGGGTGCAACGGACCCGGTCCGCGGGCGTCCGGTACGGACAGGAGCTCGGCGCGCGCCCGTACCCGAGCGGGGGCGGCATCTGCGAGCTGGAGGTGTACCCGGCCGTCTGGCGCTGCGACGGACTCGCGCCCGGCCTCTACCACTACGACGGGCTGGCGCACCGGCTGGAGCTGCTCGGGGACGAGGCCGGCCGGCTGTCGGCGATCCTGGACTATGCCCGGGCCAGCCTCGGGGCCGGTGAGCTGCCGCAGGTGCTGCTCGTCGTCACGGCGCGCGTCGCCCGCCTGCTGTGGCGCTACGAGGGCATGGGGTACGCGATGACGCTCAAGCATGCGGGTGTGCTCACCGAGCTGATGTACCTGGTGGCCACCGCGATGCGGTTGGCGCCGTGCGCGGTGGGCGGCGGCGACTCCGTGGCGTTCGCGCAGCTGTCCGGGCTGGATCCGATCGAGGAACCCAGCATCGCGGAGTTCGCGCTCGGCTCGGTCGGTGCCCGGTGA
- a CDS encoding MerR family transcriptional regulator: MNDEVAAVPIAAGRSRRYSVTELAATVGMSARNIRAYQSRKLLPPPCRQGRLVYYDEQHVGRLRTIRTLQRQGFNLAAIGAMLGVAGDSPSDSTLLATLRRLGQDKPTLMYALARHGVVSRTEAGVAHPVRPRALQAALALGRSGVDPTTAIVLLAETLERLRPLGDDLMRSVSTRVVATTSGVGSSQRSWADLDSAAVELASALIAMLTESFRATLENIADDIVGDLIAQRFAPSRLVSVDRRIDNG; this comes from the coding sequence ATGAACGACGAGGTCGCCGCGGTGCCGATCGCGGCCGGTCGGTCCCGCCGGTACAGCGTGACCGAGCTGGCCGCCACGGTCGGCATGTCCGCACGCAACATCCGCGCCTACCAGAGCCGCAAGCTGCTGCCGCCGCCGTGCCGGCAGGGCCGGCTGGTCTACTACGACGAGCAGCACGTCGGCCGGTTGCGGACGATACGAACGCTGCAACGGCAGGGGTTCAACCTGGCCGCGATCGGCGCCATGCTCGGCGTGGCCGGCGACTCGCCCAGCGACAGCACCCTGCTCGCCACCCTGCGCCGGCTCGGCCAGGACAAGCCCACCCTGATGTACGCGCTGGCCCGGCACGGCGTGGTGAGCCGCACCGAAGCCGGCGTCGCCCATCCGGTACGGCCGCGCGCGCTGCAGGCGGCCCTGGCGCTGGGGCGCTCCGGGGTGGACCCGACCACCGCGATCGTGCTGCTCGCCGAGACGCTGGAGCGGCTGCGGCCGCTCGGCGACGACCTGATGCGCTCGGTCAGCACCCGCGTCGTCGCCACCACCTCGGGGGTCGGCAGCAGCCAGCGGTCCTGGGCCGACCTGGACAGCGCCGCGGTCGAGCTGGCCAGCGCGCTGATCGCGATGCTCACCGAGTCGTTTCGGGCGACGCTGGAGAACATCGCCGACGACATCGTCGGCGACCTGATCGCGCAGCGTTTCGCGCCCAGCCGGCTGGTGTCCGTCGACCGGCGCATCGACAACGGCTGA
- a CDS encoding response regulator, with amino-acid sequence MTEPIRVLIADDQTLLRDSFRVLLDAADGLTVVGEAGTGDEAVRLASSEAPDVVLMDVRMPRMTGIEATELICAGTEVRVLILTTFDHDEYVYSALRAGASGFLLKDTSAADLLAGIRLVAAGESLLAPTVTRRLIAQYVGQPRPSRSFSRRLSELTGREREVLALIARGLSNPDIAAHLTVSPATVKTHVGRLLAKLDARDRAQLVIAAYETGLVTPAGE; translated from the coding sequence GTGACCGAACCGATCCGGGTGCTCATCGCCGATGACCAGACCCTGCTGCGGGACAGCTTCCGGGTGCTGCTCGACGCGGCCGACGGTCTCACCGTGGTCGGGGAGGCGGGTACCGGCGACGAGGCGGTACGGCTCGCATCGTCCGAGGCGCCGGACGTGGTGCTGATGGACGTCCGGATGCCGCGGATGACCGGGATCGAGGCCACCGAGCTGATCTGCGCCGGGACCGAGGTGCGGGTGCTGATCCTCACGACCTTCGACCACGACGAGTACGTGTACTCGGCGCTCCGTGCCGGCGCCTCCGGGTTTCTGCTCAAGGACACCTCGGCGGCCGACCTGCTGGCCGGGATCCGTCTCGTCGCGGCCGGCGAGTCGCTGCTGGCGCCGACGGTCACCCGGCGGCTGATCGCCCAGTACGTCGGTCAGCCGCGGCCGTCTCGGTCGTTCTCCCGGCGGCTGTCGGAGTTGACCGGACGCGAGCGGGAGGTGCTGGCCCTGATCGCGCGGGGGCTGTCCAACCCGGACATCGCCGCGCACCTGACCGTCAGCCCGGCCACCGTCAAGACGCACGTCGGCCGGCTGCTCGCCAAGCTCGACGCCCGTGATCGCGCCCAACTGGTCATCGCCGCGTACGAGACCGGGCTGGTCACCCCGGCCGGGGAGTGA
- a CDS encoding cysteine peptidase family C39 domain-containing protein produces MSTGWARLTARARRRTPVVIQLEAVECGSAALASVLAYHGRHVPPEEMREACGVSRDGSTASGLLRAARRYGLVAKGFRCEPAALANVGLPAILFWEFSHFVVVERLTERRAYLNDPASGRRVVARTEFDAAFTGVALTFAPGPDFRRGGSRYRLLPALAGRLRAAVGAVPALALLTATLAALALVSPMLARVFVDRVLAAGATATDATVVLSTIAAAGVLTILAGLCQQRLLVRAEFGVAVGQAADLMAHLMRLTIGYFTQRQPSDLTRRVRSVDRVADAVTRQLAGMVTDLLLVAGYAVLLCWYDPVIGLCVLLLAGLNVVVLRVSAARRVATAAAVEAARTRRDTLLYGTVALIEPIKVGGGEDDRFARLAAEQAATLSAEQRAAAPLAVLGAVPPLLAAAGTALLIVLGSRHVSLGTLTVGSLVAMQSVLAALHRPLQSVIGTTAGMQQLGADLARLRDIEHARPADPPRPAGRTIGTGVLVADRVDFGYTPASAPVLAGFTVRVPHGGWVALVGATGSGKSTVARLLAGLYRPRSGRVTVDGIAPDEVDPAHWAARVAMVDQVPSLFSGTVRENVTMWDPDVDEGAVLRALRLAELDREVLARPGGLDAVVTERGANFSGGQRQRLELARALVREPAVLILDEATSAMDPETELRVDENLRRIGVTCFTVAHRLSTIRDADLILVLDRGREVDRGRHEQLMRCSETYRRLIRSSE; encoded by the coding sequence GTGAGTACCGGCTGGGCGCGGCTCACCGCGCGGGCCCGACGCCGTACCCCCGTCGTGATCCAGCTGGAGGCGGTCGAGTGCGGTTCGGCGGCACTGGCCTCGGTACTCGCCTACCACGGCCGGCACGTGCCGCCGGAGGAGATGCGGGAGGCGTGCGGGGTCAGCCGGGACGGTTCGACGGCGTCCGGGTTGCTGCGTGCCGCGCGCCGCTACGGCCTGGTGGCGAAGGGGTTTCGCTGCGAACCGGCCGCACTGGCGAACGTCGGGTTGCCGGCGATCCTGTTCTGGGAGTTCTCCCACTTCGTGGTCGTGGAGCGGCTGACCGAGCGGCGGGCGTACCTGAACGATCCGGCGAGCGGGCGGCGGGTGGTGGCCAGGACGGAGTTCGACGCCGCCTTCACCGGCGTGGCGTTGACGTTCGCACCGGGCCCCGACTTCCGCCGGGGAGGAAGCCGGTACCGGCTGTTGCCGGCGCTGGCCGGCCGGCTGCGCGCCGCGGTCGGCGCGGTGCCGGCCCTGGCACTGTTGACCGCGACGCTGGCCGCGTTGGCGTTGGTGTCGCCGATGCTGGCGCGGGTGTTCGTGGACCGGGTACTGGCCGCGGGGGCGACCGCGACCGACGCGACCGTCGTGCTGAGCACGATCGCCGCGGCTGGTGTGCTGACGATCCTCGCCGGGCTGTGCCAGCAGCGGCTGCTGGTGCGGGCCGAGTTCGGGGTGGCGGTCGGGCAGGCCGCTGACCTGATGGCGCACCTGATGCGGTTGACGATCGGCTACTTCACCCAGCGGCAGCCCAGCGACCTGACCCGCCGGGTGCGCAGCGTCGATCGCGTCGCGGACGCGGTGACCCGGCAGCTGGCCGGCATGGTCACCGACCTGCTCCTGGTCGCCGGCTACGCGGTCCTGCTCTGCTGGTACGACCCGGTCATCGGGCTGTGCGTGCTGTTGCTGGCCGGGCTGAACGTGGTCGTACTGCGGGTGTCGGCGGCGCGGCGGGTCGCGACCGCGGCGGCGGTGGAGGCGGCCCGGACCCGCCGGGACACCCTGCTGTACGGGACGGTCGCGCTGATCGAGCCGATCAAGGTCGGTGGCGGGGAGGACGATCGGTTCGCCCGGCTGGCGGCCGAACAGGCCGCGACACTGTCCGCCGAGCAGCGCGCCGCCGCACCGCTGGCGGTGCTTGGTGCGGTGCCGCCTCTGCTGGCCGCGGCGGGTACCGCGCTGCTGATCGTGCTCGGCAGCCGGCACGTGTCGCTGGGGACGCTGACGGTGGGGTCGCTGGTGGCCATGCAGAGCGTGCTCGCCGCGCTCCACCGGCCGCTGCAGTCGGTGATCGGCACCACGGCCGGGATGCAGCAGCTCGGCGCCGATCTGGCCCGGTTGCGCGACATCGAGCACGCCCGGCCGGCCGATCCGCCGCGGCCGGCCGGCCGCACCATCGGTACCGGCGTGCTGGTCGCCGACCGGGTCGACTTCGGGTACACCCCGGCCTCGGCGCCGGTGCTCGCCGGCTTCACGGTGCGGGTGCCGCACGGCGGCTGGGTGGCACTGGTCGGGGCCACCGGGTCCGGCAAGTCGACGGTGGCGCGGCTGCTCGCGGGTCTCTACCGGCCCCGTTCCGGCCGGGTCACGGTCGACGGCATCGCACCCGACGAGGTCGACCCGGCACACTGGGCGGCCCGGGTGGCGATGGTCGACCAGGTCCCGTCGCTGTTCTCCGGCACGGTGCGGGAGAACGTCACCATGTGGGACCCGGACGTCGACGAGGGTGCCGTACTGCGGGCGCTGCGGCTGGCCGAGCTGGACCGGGAGGTGCTGGCGCGGCCGGGTGGGCTGGACGCGGTCGTCACCGAGCGCGGCGCGAACTTCTCCGGTGGCCAGCGGCAGCGGCTGGAACTGGCCCGAGCCCTGGTCCGCGAGCCGGCGGTGCTGATCCTGGACGAGGCGACCAGCGCGATGGACCCGGAGACCGAGCTGCGGGTCGACGAGAACCTGCGCCGGATCGGCGTCACCTGCTTCACCGTCGCGCACCGGTTGTCCACGATCCGGGACGCCGACCTGATCCTGGTGCTCGACCGCGGCCGGGAGGTCGATCGCGGCCGGCACGAGCAGCTGATGCGGTGCAGCGAGACGTACCGCCGCCTCATCCGGTCGAGCGAGTAG
- a CDS encoding sensor histidine kinase, with translation MIVDTGGWRWLAVDSAAALLVAAACGYAAVESGAGGGHLALALVVGLPVAARRIWPLPMAGAALAAGLLALDLGAISTVATPAPYAAVAATQYLVGARSGSRVSVVAIVLSVVAAVLVSGRTPGSAVLVAALVCGPWAAGRYLRHRRDRARRASAELAEQAVAEDRLRIARDMHDVIAHNLSLIAVKSSVARHVAAIRPQESQDALAVIETTSREALTELRRVLGLLRAGADTMAPAGTEDDLRDLAERARQAGVEIAVVLRRPDLPPDGVRRTVYRIVQEALTNVVRHAGPTRCRLVVAAEPAGVTVEVCDEGPAGAPPAAAVPGAGHGLRGMRERVAAYHGSLVTEARAGGGFRVAARLPYPAVGEDGRP, from the coding sequence GTGATCGTCGATACGGGTGGGTGGCGCTGGCTCGCCGTGGACTCCGCGGCCGCGCTGCTGGTGGCCGCGGCGTGCGGCTATGCCGCGGTCGAGTCGGGTGCCGGTGGCGGGCACCTGGCGCTGGCGTTGGTGGTGGGGCTGCCGGTGGCGGCCCGGCGGATCTGGCCGCTGCCGATGGCGGGCGCGGCGCTCGCCGCCGGGCTGCTGGCCCTGGACCTCGGTGCGATCTCGACGGTGGCGACGCCGGCCCCCTACGCGGCGGTGGCTGCCACCCAGTACCTGGTGGGTGCCCGGTCCGGTAGTCGGGTGTCGGTCGTGGCGATCGTGCTGTCGGTGGTCGCCGCGGTGCTCGTGTCGGGCCGGACGCCGGGGTCGGCGGTGCTGGTCGCCGCGCTGGTGTGCGGGCCGTGGGCGGCCGGCAGGTACCTGCGGCACCGACGGGATCGGGCCCGCCGGGCAAGCGCCGAGCTGGCGGAGCAGGCGGTGGCCGAGGACAGGCTGCGCATCGCCCGCGACATGCACGACGTGATCGCGCACAACCTGTCCCTGATCGCGGTGAAGTCCAGCGTGGCGCGGCACGTGGCGGCGATCCGGCCGCAGGAGAGCCAGGATGCGCTGGCGGTGATCGAGACGACCAGCCGGGAGGCGCTGACCGAGCTGCGGCGGGTTCTGGGCCTGCTGCGTGCCGGTGCGGACACGATGGCGCCGGCCGGAACCGAGGACGACCTGCGGGACCTGGCGGAGCGGGCCCGGCAGGCCGGCGTCGAGATTGCCGTCGTGCTGCGACGGCCGGACCTGCCGCCGGACGGGGTACGCCGCACCGTGTACCGCATCGTGCAGGAGGCGCTGACCAACGTCGTCCGGCATGCGGGGCCGACCCGGTGCCGGCTCGTCGTGGCCGCCGAGCCGGCCGGGGTCACCGTCGAGGTCTGCGACGAGGGGCCGGCCGGGGCCCCGCCGGCGGCCGCGGTACCGGGTGCCGGCCACGGGCTGCGCGGGATGCGGGAGCGGGTCGCGGCCTACCACGGCAGCCTGGTGACCGAGGCCCGCGCGGGCGGCGGGTTCCGGGTGGCCGCGCGCCTTCCGTACCCGGCGGTCGGCGAGGATGGACGACCGTGA
- a CDS encoding phospholipase D-like domain-containing protein encodes MRVIVDHASAANAPVDTLRTALGSDDTAASYLVDCKDQFPDGPDRGCIGTRQYLWPGTSTPTTAYNHNKFALFSQVALSSGTVSDVVYQASANIGTWDSQDAYNNAFTYTDARTYGYYHQYFDDLRSYRHSSSGDNDYYRDSGTGTKYRVFFFPRHEPAGASFTDSSSDTVYNILRSVACTHTNPDGSKHQTLIRVANWALDRTDVAQQLDTLAQAGCWVDVVYSNVSSGANAALSSAKNLQVTKCDYSTGGRRIRVHSKYLLINGGITGDPGAHLWTGSPNIAWGELRQADEALLRVLDQGAHDEYLADFWHLRDTCRANGGVVK; translated from the coding sequence GTGCGCGTCATCGTCGACCACGCGTCCGCGGCCAACGCCCCGGTCGACACCCTGCGCACCGCGCTGGGCAGCGACGACACCGCCGCCTCCTACCTGGTCGACTGCAAGGACCAGTTCCCCGACGGGCCGGACCGCGGCTGCATCGGCACCCGCCAGTACCTGTGGCCGGGTACCAGCACGCCCACCACCGCCTACAACCACAACAAGTTCGCGCTGTTCTCGCAGGTGGCGCTGTCCTCCGGCACGGTCTCGGACGTCGTGTACCAGGCGTCGGCCAACATCGGCACCTGGGACTCCCAGGACGCCTACAACAACGCCTTCACCTACACCGACGCGCGCACCTACGGCTACTACCACCAGTACTTCGACGACCTGCGCAGCTACCGGCACAGCAGCAGCGGCGACAACGACTACTACCGCGACTCCGGCACCGGGACGAAGTACCGGGTCTTCTTCTTCCCGCGGCACGAGCCGGCCGGGGCCAGCTTCACCGACTCGTCCAGCGACACGGTCTACAACATCCTCCGGTCGGTGGCCTGCACGCACACCAATCCGGACGGATCGAAACACCAGACCCTGATCCGGGTCGCCAACTGGGCGCTGGACCGTACCGACGTCGCGCAGCAGCTCGACACGCTGGCGCAGGCCGGCTGCTGGGTGGACGTGGTCTACAGCAATGTCAGCTCCGGCGCGAACGCCGCCCTCAGCTCGGCGAAGAACCTGCAGGTCACCAAGTGCGACTACAGCACCGGCGGGCGGCGGATCCGGGTGCACTCCAAGTACCTGCTGATCAACGGCGGCATCACCGGCGACCCGGGCGCGCACCTGTGGACCGGCAGCCCCAACATCGCCTGGGGCGAGCTGCGGCAGGCCGACGAGGCGCTGCTGCGGGTGCTCGACCAGGGTGCGCACGACGAGTACCTGGCCGACTTCTGGCACCTGCGCGACACCTGCCGGGCCAACGGCGGCGTCGTCAAGTAG
- a CDS encoding ATP-binding cassette domain-containing protein, translating to MDDRDYRRAVAVLRALTTGTGHPVRVPLGPAPADPRAAVAAVAGRSGIRLHRITLGPAWWRVNLGPLLCWTGAPVRPAVLLFRGRCYRRVDPDTGAVQRISAAVAAELGDCAERPVLPVPAGTGAGGLLRRALHGSRAELVRLVLAGALVAAFSLATPLVSGVVFGALVDGAGVSLLSGLTLAYGAASVLASLLGVAANLRVLRLEGILRYDTELPLWDALLRLPARFFTHRGAGEITDIALSMSVTRDNLAGLPVQLVGATFTVLLEFVLLLVVSPVLAALAAALIGLALLALLPLFRVAARRQREALPREFGMITLTNQVLSGIERIHLSAAQRRVFDRWSGRNREAQRSVRRVRWAHALPTVLASMLPMAAQLILYALAVGPASAILTPQRFFTVNAAFGLLFGSATVLFAGAATVVLVLPRMNWVGTVLAAPRERQEAGADPGALRGAIGFRQVSFGYRSDGPALIPDLDLEIAPGEFVAVVGPSGSGKSTLLRLLLGFETPSAGQVRYDGRDLATLDLAAVRRQCGVVLQHSSLLPGTVRENVAGGDGDPAEVQRALRLAGLADEVAGWPMGLETIVAAGTSTVSVGQAQRILLARALVRRPRILLLDEATSALDNRTQQVVVANLAALRVTRLVVAHRLSTVLDADRIVVLDEGRIVQQGTPALLRADTTGPFHRLARRQLLTDPEPDARRYDAVAD from the coding sequence GTGGACGACAGGGACTATCGCCGCGCCGTGGCCGTGCTGCGGGCGTTGACCACCGGCACCGGCCACCCGGTCCGGGTACCGCTCGGCCCGGCGCCGGCCGATCCACGCGCCGCGGTGGCGGCCGTCGCCGGCCGCAGCGGGATCCGGCTGCACCGCATCACCCTGGGGCCGGCGTGGTGGCGGGTGAACCTCGGGCCGCTGCTGTGCTGGACCGGCGCACCCGTACGGCCGGCCGTCCTGCTGTTCCGCGGCCGGTGCTACCGCCGGGTCGATCCGGATACCGGGGCCGTGCAGAGGATCTCGGCCGCCGTGGCGGCCGAGCTGGGTGACTGCGCGGAGCGGCCGGTGCTGCCGGTCCCGGCCGGTACCGGTGCCGGCGGGCTGCTGCGCCGTGCGCTGCACGGCAGCCGGGCCGAGCTGGTCCGGCTGGTCCTGGCCGGTGCGCTGGTCGCGGCGTTCTCGCTGGCCACCCCGCTGGTCAGCGGCGTGGTGTTCGGTGCGCTGGTCGACGGCGCCGGGGTGTCGCTGCTGTCCGGGCTGACCCTGGCCTACGGCGCGGCGTCGGTGCTGGCCAGCCTGCTCGGCGTGGCGGCGAACCTGCGGGTGCTGCGGCTGGAGGGCATCCTGCGGTACGACACCGAGCTGCCGCTGTGGGATGCGCTGCTGCGGCTGCCCGCCCGGTTCTTCACCCACCGCGGCGCGGGGGAGATCACCGACATCGCCCTGAGCATGTCGGTGACCCGCGACAACCTGGCCGGGCTACCGGTGCAGCTGGTCGGCGCCACGTTCACGGTGCTGCTGGAGTTCGTGCTGCTGCTGGTGGTCAGCCCGGTGCTGGCGGCGCTGGCGGCGGCGCTGATCGGGCTGGCGCTGCTGGCCCTGCTGCCGCTGTTCCGGGTCGCGGCGCGTCGTCAGCGCGAGGCGCTGCCCCGCGAGTTCGGCATGATCACCCTCACCAACCAGGTGCTGTCCGGGATCGAACGCATCCACCTGTCGGCGGCGCAGCGCCGGGTGTTCGACCGGTGGTCCGGCCGCAACCGCGAGGCGCAGCGGTCGGTACGGCGGGTGCGCTGGGCCCATGCGCTGCCGACCGTGCTGGCGTCGATGCTGCCGATGGCGGCCCAGCTGATCCTGTACGCGCTGGCCGTCGGCCCGGCGTCGGCCATCCTGACGCCGCAACGGTTCTTCACCGTCAACGCCGCGTTCGGCCTGCTGTTCGGTTCCGCCACGGTCCTGTTCGCCGGCGCCGCCACGGTGGTGCTGGTACTGCCCCGAATGAACTGGGTGGGTACGGTGCTGGCCGCGCCACGGGAGCGGCAGGAGGCCGGCGCCGATCCGGGTGCGCTGCGCGGTGCGATCGGGTTCCGGCAGGTCTCGTTCGGCTACCGGTCGGACGGGCCGGCGCTGATCCCCGACCTCGATCTGGAGATCGCGCCGGGGGAGTTCGTCGCGGTGGTGGGCCCCAGCGGAAGCGGCAAGTCGACGCTGCTGCGGCTGCTGCTGGGGTTCGAGACCCCCTCGGCCGGCCAGGTCCGTTACGACGGGCGCGACCTGGCGACCCTGGACCTGGCCGCGGTGCGCCGCCAGTGTGGCGTGGTGCTCCAGCACTCCAGCCTGCTGCCCGGTACCGTGCGGGAGAACGTGGCCGGCGGTGACGGCGACCCTGCCGAGGTGCAGCGCGCCCTTCGCCTCGCCGGGCTCGCCGACGAGGTCGCCGGCTGGCCGATGGGCCTGGAGACGATCGTCGCCGCGGGCACCAGCACCGTGTCGGTCGGCCAGGCGCAGCGGATCCTGCTCGCCCGGGCGCTGGTGCGCCGGCCGCGGATCCTGCTGCTGGACGAGGCAACCAGCGCGCTGGACAACCGCACGCAGCAGGTCGTGGTGGCCAACCTGGCCGCGCTGCGGGTGACCCGGCTGGTGGTGGCGCACCGGCTGTCCACGGTGCTGGACGCCGACCGGATCGTCGTGCTGGACGAGGGCCGCATCGTGCAGCAGGGCACGCCGGCACTGCTGCGGGCGGACACCACCGGCCCGTTCCACCGGCTGGCGCGGCGGCAGCTGCTGACCGACCCCGAACCGGACGCCCGGCGCTACGACGCGGTCGCGGACTGA
- a CDS encoding CsbD family protein has product MATDDKAANKKDELVGKAKEKLGEATDNEQWQAEGKSQQAKGNVKQAGEKVKDAFRD; this is encoded by the coding sequence ATGGCAACGGATGACAAGGCGGCCAACAAGAAGGACGAGTTGGTCGGCAAGGCGAAGGAGAAGCTCGGCGAGGCCACCGACAACGAGCAGTGGCAGGCCGAGGGCAAGTCCCAGCAGGCGAAGGGCAACGTCAAGCAGGCGGGCGAGAAGGTCAAGGACGCCTTCCGCGACTGA
- a CDS encoding GPGG-motif small membrane protein, with product MSLLLWILAVILVVAGVVSLLRRRILWGVVLIVVGLLVGPGGVSIFT from the coding sequence CTGAGCCTGCTGCTGTGGATTCTGGCAGTGATCCTGGTGGTCGCGGGCGTCGTCTCGCTGCTGCGGCGCCGGATTCTCTGGGGCGTCGTACTGATCGTCGTCGGCCTGCTGGTCGGCCCCGGCGGCGTGAGCATCTTCACGTGA
- a CDS encoding DUF6458 family protein: MSIGIGIFLLVVGAILAFAVHASLGWISISAVGWILLAAGLVDLVITLAVWSRRRRSTRLTQRQVYRNGQPVAGTEQRQVVSDAPPAGAADPPPDVRA, from the coding sequence ATGAGCATCGGCATCGGCATCTTCCTGCTCGTCGTCGGCGCGATCCTCGCCTTCGCCGTGCACGCCAGCCTGGGCTGGATCAGCATCTCGGCCGTCGGCTGGATCCTGCTGGCGGCCGGCCTGGTCGACCTGGTCATCACGCTGGCCGTGTGGTCGCGCCGGAGGCGTTCGACCCGGCTGACCCAGCGGCAGGTGTACCGGAACGGGCAGCCGGTGGCCGGCACCGAACAGCGGCAGGTCGTCAGCGACGCGCCGCCGGCCGGTGCGGCCGATCCGCCACCGGACGTGCGGGCCTGA